A segment of the Verrucomicrobiia bacterium genome:
CTGGAAAAGAGGAACCGCCAGAGGCAATCCGAATTGAGGGCCGCGCGGCCAAGTCTTCCCTTGAATACGGGGCAGAACATGAGCCATTGAAGCACTTTAGCCCATGCAAGGCGTTTGGCGAAGGCGTTATCACAAGCACGGGCGAGGGCCTGCCTGGCTTCTGACCAGGAAAGTTCCGCGCGGCTGTAGGCGCAAAGCGGCTCGATGGCCAGGCCCGCTGCCTCGAAGGCCATGGACATGCCATTGCCGGTGACAGGCGGGATCATGGTCAGGGCGTCGCCGATTCGGCACTCAGGGCGGCCAGTGGCACGGGCAGGGCGCAAAGGGAGCCCTGCCACCGAGCAGAAGGAGCCTTCGTCGAAAAGGGCTCCAGCCATTCGCTCATGCAACAGGCTGCCAGGCGGCCCACGCAGGGCATCCTGCCAGCTTGGAGATGGTCCATCCGAACCGGCAGCTCGTCGAAACAGGCCGCAAACATTGGTTTCTCCACCTGGCAAGCGGCATAACCCGACGTAAGAGTGGTCCTGGCCATGCATTTCGAGGTCTGCCAGCAACCGGACATTTCGGGCGTGAGCTTTCAACCCGAACCAGCGCCATCCGTTTTCGATCGGCTGGGCGCGGCGCCCCGCAGCCCAAACCAGGCCCTCCTGGGAAGTGTTCCCGGTCCATCGCGCGTTTTGGCGCAGCAGGCCCTGGCAACCGCTTTGAAAGTGCCCAGCCAGCAAGGCGTCCATGGTCAGACGCGACAAGCACAAAGCCGGAGGACTCACCGCGCGGGGCGCAGAGCTTGAGTTTCCCAGGAAGAAGGCGGCCATGCCGGCCTGAATCGCGCCTGCTTTTTGGAATAAATCGAGCAAACCAAGGCGTTCGAGGACTTGTTGGCCGCGGCCACTGACGAATTCGCCGCAAACTCTACGTCGTGGATAGCGGCCTGCTTCCCAGATGGTGACCGGAACGTCCCGTTGGCGCAGGCCGATGCCAAGGGTCACGCCGGCCAGCCCTCCACCAATGATGGTGAGTGACTTCATTTCAGCGCGGGGACGGCATGCGCAGAGAAGTTGGCTGCGCGTGGCGTGGAAGCTCGGGCCAAGAAGAGATGAGAGAAAAAGCCTGCAGACCGCTCGATGAATGTCCAATGCTCCCGTAAATTAGGTTGGGCGGCAAAACCGCCACTGCCGGAATGAATTTGTATGCCGGCGGTATCGAACTGCTCCTGGCGGGTCGCGGTCGCCGAAGTCCAGAGTGCTGATAGCTCTCGTCCCTTAAATCCAGCGCGGACGCTCACGGGCGCGTCATGACGAGTGACGGCATTGCATCCGATGAGCAAAACCAACCGGCTGAAAAAGACGCCCATCAGCGAACGTCGCGGTTCAACGGCGGCAAACAAAGAAGCGCGCCGGGCCGAGAGGCGAAGTAGTTGGGCCAACTGATGAGGGCTGAAATGGTGAAGGAACAGGTTGGCCAGAATGATGGCGTTGGGGTATGCAGAATGCTCGCCAAGCCAATCAAAGATATCGGCCTGGCGCAATTCGAGTATCCAGCCGAGTCTTTTGAATTGGCAGAACGTGTCAGTCGAGACCAATCCTTGGCGG
Coding sequences within it:
- a CDS encoding FAD-dependent monooxygenase, coding for MKSLTIIGGGLAGVTLGIGLRQRDVPVTIWEAGRYPRRRVCGEFVSGRGQQVLERLGLLDLFQKAGAIQAGMAAFFLGNSSSAPRAVSPPALCLSRLTMDALLAGHFQSGCQGLLRQNARWTGNTSQEGLVWAAGRRAQPIENGWRWFGLKAHARNVRLLADLEMHGQDHSYVGLCRLPGGETNVCGLFRRAAGSDGPSPSWQDALRGPPGSLLHERMAGALFDEGSFCSVAGLPLRPARATGRPECRIGDALTMIPPVTGNGMSMAFEAAGLAIEPLCAYSRAELSWSEARQALARACDNAFAKRLAWAKVLQWLMFCPVFKGRLGRAALNSDCLWRFLFSRTR
- a CDS encoding class I SAM-dependent methyltransferase produces the protein MKREVAPELLDELPPQDLRARGSRNDLLRINAWMGNARTIATALSTAFDGTKPATLIDLGGGDGRFLLQVARRLGPQWQGTMASLVDRQGLVSTDTFCQFKRLGWILELRQADIFDWLGEHSAYPNAIILANLFLHHFSPHQLAQLLRLSARRASLFAAVEPRRSLMGVFFSRLVLLIGCNAVTRHDAPVSVRAGFKGRELSALWTSATATRQEQFDTAGIQIHSGSGGFAAQPNLREHWTFIERSAGFFSHLFLARASTPRAANFSAHAVPALK